A single Carnobacterium inhibens subsp. inhibens DSM 13024 DNA region contains:
- a CDS encoding GntR family transcriptional regulator, which translates to MAKYKQVAEELRKQIKQGDYPKSGQLANQNELAIAFNTSRVTIKKALDLLSIEGLIFTIQGSGTYVKKNVMQLSNTGIKIGQNIGLTHQIDEQTSLVNKVLAFNVRFPNDEECEQLMIKQETPVYEIKRLRIINNKPYSIEYSLLPVKLVPNITADILEHSVYDYIRQDLGLVFGGNQQFIKASPPNEEDKKYLKCKDTEPVLVVTKVMFLENGRPFEYSKVKHRFDMVEMCFNNTQQD; encoded by the coding sequence ATGGCAAAATACAAACAAGTTGCAGAAGAGCTGCGCAAACAAATCAAACAAGGTGACTACCCTAAAAGCGGTCAATTAGCAAACCAAAATGAATTAGCAATAGCTTTTAATACAAGCCGGGTAACAATAAAGAAAGCTTTAGATTTGTTATCTATTGAAGGTTTGATATTTACAATTCAAGGATCTGGAACGTATGTTAAAAAAAATGTGATGCAACTTTCTAATACAGGAATTAAGATTGGACAAAATATTGGTTTAACACATCAAATAGATGAACAGACATCATTGGTCAATAAAGTGTTAGCTTTCAACGTACGTTTTCCAAATGATGAAGAATGCGAGCAATTGATGATCAAACAAGAAACACCTGTCTATGAAATTAAAAGGTTGAGAATTATCAATAATAAACCGTATTCGATAGAGTATTCGCTACTCCCAGTAAAATTAGTGCCAAATATTACTGCTGATATATTAGAACATTCAGTGTATGATTATATACGTCAAGACTTAGGTCTAGTATTTGGAGGCAATCAACAGTTTATAAAAGCTTCTCCTCCTAATGAAGAAGATAAAAAATATTTAAAATGTAAAGACACTGAACCGGTACTAGTTGTTACAAAAGTGATGTTTTTAGAAAACGGCAGACCGTTTGAATACTCTAAAGTAAAACATCGTTTTGATATGGTTGAAATGTGTTTTAACAATACGCAACAAGATTAA
- a CDS encoding PEP phosphonomutase, whose protein sequence is MTKRFISANSSEILEMTASELKQSIRASEGRIVMSENVVTREPFIEDITNAEIARAFGADLILLNGIDVLNPKVSGLDESEESFVDQLHKLVGRPIGVNLEPVDQDASMAEDRLTIAQGRQANLETITKIEALGLDFVCLTGNPGTGVTNAQIEKTIRITRERFSGLIIAGKMHGAGVSESIVDSDTVKSFIEAGADIILVPAVGTVPGFDEKDLKEIVQLVHNEGALVLSAIGTSQESSDEDTIKQIAIANKICGVDIQHIGDAGYAGLAPVENIFALSKAIRGMRHTASMMARSIQR, encoded by the coding sequence ATGACAAAAAGATTTATTAGTGCAAATAGCTCGGAAATATTAGAAATGACAGCTAGTGAACTCAAACAAAGTATTCGAGCAAGTGAAGGAAGAATTGTTATGTCTGAAAATGTAGTAACAAGAGAACCGTTTATAGAAGACATTACAAATGCTGAAATTGCTAGAGCTTTTGGAGCGGACTTAATTTTATTAAATGGAATAGATGTATTGAATCCTAAAGTTTCAGGGTTAGACGAAAGTGAAGAATCTTTTGTGGATCAACTACATAAATTAGTTGGACGTCCAATTGGAGTGAATCTAGAACCAGTTGATCAAGATGCATCTATGGCAGAAGATCGTTTGACTATTGCACAAGGAAGACAAGCAAATTTAGAGACAATTACTAAAATAGAAGCTTTAGGTCTAGATTTTGTTTGTTTGACAGGAAACCCTGGAACAGGTGTTACGAATGCACAAATTGAAAAAACGATTCGTATTACTAGAGAGAGATTTTCAGGATTGATTATCGCCGGTAAAATGCACGGAGCAGGAGTATCAGAGAGTATTGTTGATTCAGATACGGTTAAATCATTTATTGAGGCTGGAGCAGATATCATTTTGGTTCCTGCAGTTGGAACTGTTCCTGGTTTTGATGAAAAAGACTTAAAGGAAATTGTTCAGTTAGTGCATAATGAAGGAGCACTTGTATTATCTGCTATAGGGACGAGTCAAGAAAGTTCAGATGAAGATACAATCAAACAAATTGCTATAGCAAATAAAATTTGCGGTGTAGACATTCAACATATCGGTGACGCCGGTTATGCTGGGCTTGCGCCAGTTGAAAATATTTTTGCTTTGAGTAAAGCGATACGTGGTATGCGTCACACTGCTTCAATGATGGCAAGATCTATTCAAAGATAG
- a CDS encoding PTS sugar transporter subunit IIC, whose amino-acid sequence MNNINGFLEEKLLPIASKVGNNKLLVAIRDGITLSMPLIIIGSLFMVVASFPVPGWEQWLGDIGIADFLWKGTDSSFGLIGLIASFGIAYSLTNQFGVDGVPSGIISLSSFIVVTPFVSSEAGAGMPTTYMAAKGLFIAIIIGLLSGYIYQWFINHNIQIKLPETVPPAVAKSFSAIIPGAFIITFWLIIYAVLTMLNLPNLHDIAQVVLGVPLGLLGNNVFGTVIVVALNSLFWFVGIHGGNVVNSVMQPLWIANLDENRAAYQAGAELQHIFTISFMDNFVYIGGGGATIGLVLILGYLARKKKTSQQTKVLAPITVVPGIFNINEPTMFGLPVVLNVMLLVPFILAPMVNVVVAYLAMVSGLVPLTRTVASWTMPPIISGFLTTGSMSGSVLQILLIIIDVLLYLPFFLAVEKQFKAEELGELPVQK is encoded by the coding sequence TTGAATAACATTAATGGGTTTTTAGAAGAAAAATTACTACCTATTGCTTCAAAAGTAGGAAATAACAAATTACTTGTTGCTATCCGTGATGGAATAACATTGTCAATGCCATTGATTATTATTGGTTCTTTATTTATGGTTGTAGCTAGCTTTCCGGTTCCGGGTTGGGAACAATGGCTTGGTGATATTGGTATTGCAGACTTTCTTTGGAAAGGTACAGATAGCAGTTTCGGTTTGATCGGGTTAATAGCTAGTTTTGGAATTGCCTACAGTTTGACTAATCAATTTGGAGTGGATGGAGTTCCATCTGGTATTATATCATTATCTTCTTTTATCGTAGTTACTCCATTCGTTTCTTCTGAAGCTGGTGCAGGTATGCCCACAACTTATATGGCAGCAAAAGGGTTATTTATTGCTATTATTATTGGGTTATTGAGCGGGTATATCTATCAATGGTTTATCAACCATAATATTCAGATTAAGTTGCCAGAAACTGTACCACCTGCAGTCGCAAAAAGTTTTAGTGCCATTATACCAGGAGCTTTTATTATTACTTTCTGGTTGATCATTTATGCAGTATTAACTATGTTAAACTTGCCAAATCTTCATGATATTGCCCAAGTTGTCTTAGGGGTGCCATTAGGATTGTTAGGCAATAATGTTTTTGGTACAGTTATTGTAGTTGCTCTAAACAGTTTATTCTGGTTTGTTGGTATTCACGGCGGAAATGTTGTTAACTCTGTGATGCAACCGTTATGGATAGCTAACTTAGATGAAAATCGTGCAGCATATCAAGCTGGTGCGGAATTGCAACATATTTTTACTATCTCTTTTATGGATAATTTTGTCTATATCGGTGGTGGCGGTGCAACGATCGGGTTAGTACTAATATTAGGGTATTTAGCCCGCAAGAAAAAAACAAGTCAACAAACAAAAGTATTGGCTCCAATTACTGTTGTACCAGGTATTTTTAATATTAATGAACCAACTATGTTTGGATTACCAGTAGTATTGAACGTAATGTTACTTGTACCGTTTATTCTTGCACCAATGGTTAATGTGGTCGTTGCATATCTTGCTATGGTGTCTGGGCTTGTTCCGCTGACTCGAACTGTTGCTTCGTGGACGATGCCTCCAATAATTAGTGGTTTCTTAACAACAGGTAGTATGAGTGGTTCAGTCTTGCAAATTTTACTCATAATTATAGATGTCTTGCTTTATCTACCGTTTTTCTTAGCTGTAGAGAAACAATTTAAAGCTGAAGAATTAGGAGAATTACCGGTTCAAAAATAA
- a CDS encoding PTS sugar transporter subunit IIC, which yields MEDNKWIAMLGNMASKINSYKYIIAIKNAFTALIPIIITGAFATLFSNMVFDSTNGLAQIDALSFLEQLKPISQSINYATMNMLTISAVFLIGLEVGNLNKESGYFPGLLAVISYISVNPTTVELLVDDKMRVVENVLSRNYTDTKGLFLGMFIAILSVELFTWLGKQDKLNIKMPDSVPSNVSRSFSALIPTVLTFTIIATAGFAVYRLSGMYLYDIIYTIVQAPLENVMQGLPGVLILMFVAQFFWVIGIHGNQMIKPIREPLLLASIAVNTDAFNAGKEIPNIINMPFWDMYMNIGGSGVTIGLLFAIFIIGKRDDMKQIAKLSMGPSIFNINEPVIFGMPIMLNPILAIPFIITPLITGFIGYVATYIGFAGKAVVMIPWTTPPIISAYLATAGSLGAVATQLICIVVSTLIYLPFVKISNSRQLVEDPTRENETKEVDGVIVHD from the coding sequence ATGGAAGATAATAAGTGGATTGCAATGTTGGGGAATATGGCAAGTAAAATCAACAGTTACAAATACATTATTGCCATTAAGAATGCTTTTACTGCTTTAATACCGATCATTATTACAGGGGCTTTTGCTACACTGTTTTCTAATATGGTATTTGATTCAACAAATGGTCTGGCACAAATAGATGCTTTATCATTTTTGGAACAATTGAAACCTATTTCTCAGTCGATTAATTACGCGACAATGAATATGTTGACCATAAGTGCAGTATTTTTAATTGGTTTAGAAGTTGGGAACCTAAATAAGGAGAGCGGGTACTTTCCTGGATTGCTAGCTGTTATCAGTTACATATCTGTAAATCCTACCACTGTAGAATTATTAGTGGATGATAAAATGCGCGTAGTTGAAAATGTTTTATCACGAAATTATACTGATACCAAAGGATTATTCTTGGGTATGTTTATCGCTATTTTATCTGTTGAATTATTTACTTGGCTAGGCAAACAAGATAAATTAAATATTAAAATGCCTGATAGTGTACCATCTAATGTATCGAGAAGTTTTTCAGCATTGATTCCAACAGTCTTAACGTTTACGATCATTGCAACAGCTGGATTTGCAGTTTACCGTTTGTCTGGTATGTATCTATATGACATTATCTATACAATTGTTCAAGCACCTCTAGAAAATGTTATGCAAGGTTTACCTGGTGTGCTTATTCTAATGTTTGTTGCACAATTCTTCTGGGTGATCGGGATCCATGGAAATCAAATGATCAAACCAATCCGTGAACCATTATTGTTAGCTTCAATAGCAGTAAATACAGATGCATTTAATGCTGGAAAAGAAATACCAAATATCATTAATATGCCTTTCTGGGATATGTACATGAATATTGGTGGTTCGGGTGTAACGATTGGATTGCTATTTGCTATTTTTATCATTGGAAAACGAGACGATATGAAACAAATTGCTAAGTTATCAATGGGACCAAGTATATTCAATATTAACGAACCTGTTATATTCGGAATGCCGATTATGTTAAATCCTATTTTAGCTATTCCATTTATTATCACACCATTAATTACTGGGTTTATTGGTTATGTAGCAACTTATATTGGTTTTGCAGGAAAAGCAGTTGTTATGATACCTTGGACTACTCCGCCGATTATTAGTGCTTATCTAGCAACAGCAGGTAGTTTGGGAGCAGTTGCAACTCAATTGATCTGTATTGTGGTATCAACGCTCATTTATTTACCATTTGTAAAAATCTCTAACAGTCGTCAGTTGGTTGAAGACCCAACTCGAGAAAATGAAACTAAAGAAGTGGATGGCGTTATTGTGCATGATTAA
- a CDS encoding ROK family transcriptional regulator: MGISKRQLELQFKILDTIYTKGPISRIDISKETGITPATVTEIARKLISDQLIHESGELSTELNKSGRKKILVDISPNHSFYVGVELSEKFFCYCLIDNKGNLLKEKIIQHNPLLPETNLTESLFITELHLFIDQSSKYSPQAIGIAVPGHFNEETQTILTNNLFWKKFNLTQLLSTTDLPLYFKNNVQCMALFERLFSLSNKDDNLTFLHVGRGMFCSSIYQSKLYGSNNRLVGEVGHIVVHPDGELCECGKRGCLQTYASESWIIKKSQILFDNSDSTYLRQLVSNRSHLTIDTILQAYKLGDEGVINILHNAIKYLSITINNLSMMIDTNKMIIHGELFKEVQLSELIKDYLEKNVTLLATEKKIPVKIKNYSTINGALSAAGLCVAKQLLN; encoded by the coding sequence ATGGGAATTTCAAAAAGACAACTAGAGCTGCAATTTAAAATTTTGGATACTATTTATACAAAAGGGCCGATATCAAGAATTGACATTTCAAAAGAGACAGGGATTACTCCCGCAACGGTAACTGAAATTGCCCGGAAGCTAATCAGTGATCAACTTATCCATGAGTCCGGGGAATTAAGTACTGAACTAAATAAGTCAGGTAGAAAAAAAATTCTGGTGGATATTTCTCCCAATCATAGTTTTTACGTTGGTGTAGAGTTATCTGAAAAATTCTTTTGTTATTGCCTTATAGATAATAAAGGGAATTTACTTAAAGAAAAGATTATACAGCATAACCCATTACTACCAGAAACTAATCTTACTGAATCACTTTTCATTACAGAATTGCATTTATTTATAGACCAAAGCTCTAAGTATTCCCCTCAAGCTATAGGTATCGCAGTACCTGGACATTTTAATGAAGAAACACAGACTATTTTAACTAATAACTTATTCTGGAAAAAGTTCAATTTAACTCAGTTATTATCTACTACTGACCTACCACTTTATTTTAAAAATAATGTCCAATGTATGGCTTTATTCGAACGATTGTTTAGTCTTAGTAATAAGGATGACAATTTAACTTTTTTACACGTAGGACGTGGTATGTTTTGTTCCTCTATTTACCAAAGTAAGCTATACGGTAGCAATAACCGATTAGTGGGTGAAGTCGGACATATTGTTGTTCATCCTGATGGTGAACTTTGCGAATGTGGCAAAAGAGGCTGTCTACAAACTTATGCTAGTGAATCATGGATCATTAAAAAATCCCAAATTCTTTTTGATAACTCTGATAGCACTTATTTAAGGCAGCTCGTATCTAATCGATCTCACTTAACTATTGATACTATTTTACAAGCTTATAAGTTAGGTGATGAAGGTGTAATAAATATCTTGCATAATGCTATTAAATATCTCTCAATTACAATCAATAATTTATCTATGATGATTGATACCAACAAAATGATCATTCATGGTGAACTATTTAAAGAAGTACAACTCTCAGAGTTAATAAAAGATTATTTGGAAAAAAACGTGACTTTATTGGCAACCGAAAAAAAAATTCCAGTAAAAATAAAAAACTATTCAACTATCAACGGTGCCTTATCAGCTGCTGGTCTTTGCGTAGCCAAACAAT